A window from Drosophila yakuba strain Tai18E2 chromosome 3L, Prin_Dyak_Tai18E2_2.1, whole genome shotgun sequence encodes these proteins:
- the LOC6533497 gene encoding mitogen-activated protein kinase kinase kinase kinase 4 isoform X3, whose translation MAHQQQQQLAPSVNCSLDDIDLTALKDPAGIFELIEVVGNGTYGQVYKGRHTKTGQLAAIKVMDVTEDEEEEIKLEINVLKKYSNHRNIATYYGAFIKKSPPGKDDQLWLVMEYCGAGSVTDLVKSTKGQSLKEEWIAYICREILRGLSYLHSNKVIHRDIKGQNVLLTDNAEVKLVDFGVSAQLDRTIGRRNTFIGTPYWMAPEVIACDENPDATYDNRSDLWSLGITALEMAESQPPLCDLHPMRALFLIPRNSPPRLKSKKWSKKFHGFIDTVLVKDYHQRPYTENLLKHGFIKDQPTDRQVRIQLKDHIDRCKKRKQEKEREDYRYSGSDNDDDEPQLAGEHSSIVQAPGGDTLRRNFQQIQEGRLAAEQQQQHHLMAQAQAQAAAAHAAAQAQAQLQQQQQQAAAAAAAAAHAAQQAQQAAQQQAQAQQPQANRQPKPPSRQQVEEPGPPARPPQRLIVVPDPPHANRPLPPTPKCGEPAGQTPQQQQRNSQNNFKPSLPPRRPEPQPQTAAGGQGSQQQAQPEAPPRNNRQSSGLSSSGGSASGGGGSSKPAAALPQQSNNHLGQPVNPLDPLDSSDSDSEPDEPNDRARNDGTLLASDPPKPLPEFSYRPGLGPVSEDVSTTTPLSHGSGGPPNRPLPPTPDDDDQAGDRTLIMKRKLEQNINRLQKSASTSQANVTPSRRGDESNLLRDWDFDRFFPKNANGPRGSGRGSPTTTASLSRSSQLSTLKVDTKLQRASVAEAITRPVPRGYQPLKAEPTASQSIAKEQGSGSGSGSASGSGSSGSTNSPAHKRQDSDSRLPMNFERGFRRENSDFFPLAKRYSAVFSGATASGSTAGSPSAQALQRSSAVYQRNSIYNSSISSKSKENAAPGTPGAAAAGTATVTATASAKPGATASTTTATKGAAPKTSKSLGNFHFLRPRREKTESVIVLQNAAVRAQRQQQLQQQQQQQQQQLQQQQQQQNRGGGGGGGGGSSGVGADGTGLGTPGTRTSSVLPDLLSQASPATPPRHDKSSSEEYQAAISSSVHSTPSKSFIASSGSGGGGLGLGGGTVVGGVIISSNHSPQSTISLASSSSNSRQNSPKNSISKTRSSSSITNLLHKSASSSSANLHHLTPCSSTSSASISNPLPPHAYALQQKQRSFLTFGFGAGGSGPSRRESHVNVNVTPTSHEAANDTPEIRKYKKRFNSEILCAALWGVNLLIGTENGLMLLDRSGQGKVYQLISRRRFQQMEVLEGQNILVTISGKKNRVRVYYLSWLKSKILRTDGLSDQVERRNGWINVGDLQGAVHFKIVKYERIKFLVIALKDSIEIYAWAPKPYHKFMAFKNFGELEHRPLLVDLTIEDQSRLKVIYGSAEGFHAVDLDSAEVYDIYLPKHTQGAIIPHCIVALPNSNGMQLLLCYDNEGVYVNTVGRVSKNIVLQWGEMPTSVAYIGTGQIMGWGNKAIEIRSVESGHLDGVFMHKKAQRLKFLCERNDKVFFSSAKGASSCQIYFMTLNKPGMANW comes from the exons GGCCGTCACACGAAGACTGGTCAATTGGCTGCCATAAAGGTGATGGACGTCACCGAGGACGAAGAGGAGGAGATCAAGCTGGAGATCAATGTGCTAAAGAAATACTCGAATCACCGCAACATTGCCACCTACTACGGTGCCTTCATCAAGAAGTCACCGCCTGGGAAGGACGATCAGCTATGGCTGGTGATGGAGTACTGTGGTGCTGGATCGGTGACGGATCTGGTCAAGTCCACCAAGGGTCAGAGCCTGAAGGAGGAGTGGATCGCCTACATTTGCCGCGAGATCCTGCGGGGCCTGAGCTACCTGCACTCGAACAAAGTCATCCATCGCGACATCAAGGGGCAGAATGTGCTCCTCACCGACAATGCCGAGGTGAAGCTGGTGGACTTTGGTGTGTCCGCTCAGCTGGATCGCACGATAGGCCGGCGCAACACATTCATCG GTACTCCCTACTGGATGGCCCCCGAGGTCATTGCCTGCGACGAGAATCCCGACGCCACGTACGACAATCGCTCCGATCTGTGGTCGCTGGGCATCACCGCCCTGGAGATGGCTGAGTCACAGCCCCCGCTCTGCGATCTGCATCCGATGCGCGCCCTCTTCCTGATTCCGCGCAACTCGCCACCCAGACTCAAATCGAAGAAGTGGTCCAAGAAGTTTCACGGCTTTATTGACACGGTGCTAG TTAAGGACTATCACCAGCGGCCTTACACCGAGAACCTGCTGAAGCACGGCTTCATCAAGGACCAGCCCACAGATCGCCAGGTGCGCATCCAGCTGAAGGACCACATCGATCGCTGCAAGAAGCGcaagcaggagaaggagcgcGAGGACTATCGCTACTCGGGCTccgacaacgacgacgacgaacCGCAGCTGGCCGGCGAGCACAGCTCCATTGTCCAGGCACCAGGCGGCGATACGTTGCGCCGCAACTTCCAGCAGATCCAGGAGGGTCGCCTGGCcgccgagcagcagcagcagcatcacctGATGGCCCAGGCGCAGGCCCAGGCGGCTGCCGCCCATGCCGCTGCCCAGGCACAGGCGcaactccagcagcagcaacaacaggctgcggcggcggcagcagcggcggcccATGCAGCACAACAGGCTCAGCAGGCCGcccagcagcaggcgcaggcCCAGCAGCCCCAGGCCAATCGGCAGCCGAAACCGCCATCG cGCCAGCAGGTTGAGGAGCCGGGTCCGCCGGCACGGCCGCCACAGCGCCTGATCGTGGTGCCGGATCCGCCGCACGCCAATCGGCCATTGCCACCGACCCCCAAGTGCGGCGAGCCGGCGGGACAGacgccgcagcaacagcagcgcaaCTCGCAGAATAACTTCAAGCCATCG ttaCCACCAAGGAGACCTGAG CCACAGCCGCAGACGGCCGCCGGTGGCCAGGGATCCCAGCAGCAGGCACAGCCGGAGGCGCCGCCTCGCAACAATCGCCAGTCGAGCGGTCTGTCCTCCTCCGGGGGATCGGCATCCGGAGGCGGCGGCTCATCCAAGCCGGCCGCCGCACTGCCGCAACAGTCGAACAATCATCTGGGCCAGCCGGTGAATCCACTGGATCCCTTGGACAGCAGCGATTCGGACAGCGAGCCGGATGAGCCCAACGATCGGGCCAGGAACGATGGAACTCTACTGGCCAGTGATCCGCCCAAGCCACT ACCCGAATTCTCATATAGGCCCGGCTTGGGACCCGTCTCCGAGGACGTCAGCACGACAACGCCCTTGAGTCACGGCAGCGGTGGACCGCCCAACCGCCCACTGCCGCCCACGCCCGACGACGACGATCAGGCCGGCGATCGGACTTTGATCATGAAGCGC AAACTAGAGCAGAACATAAACCGCCTGCAAAAGTCCGCCTCCACATCGCAAGCCAATGTGACACCGTCGCGTCGCGGCGATGAATCCAATTTGCTAAGAGACTGGGACTTTGATCGCTTCTTCCCCAAGAACGCAAACGGTCCAAGGGGCAGTGGACGTGGTAGTCCGACTACCACTGCCAGCCTGAGCCGCAGCTCCCAGCTGAGCACGCTGAAGGTGGATACGAAGCTTCAGAGGGCCAGTGTGGCGGAGGCCATCACCAGACCAGTTCCCAGGGGCTATCAGCCACTGAAGGCCGAACCAACTGCCAGCCAAAGTATTGCCAAAGAACaaggatcgggatcgggatcgggaagTGCAAGTGGTAGCGGAAGCAGTGGTAGCACCAATTCCCCAGCGCATAAGCGCCAGGACTCGGACTCCCGACTGCCGATGAACTTTGAGCGCGGCTTTCGACGCGAGAACTCGGACTTCTTCCCGTTGGCCAAGCGATACTCGGCTGTGTTCAGTGGTGCCACTGCATCGGGATCCACAGCGGGATCGCCCTCAGCACAGGCACTGCAGAGGTCGAGCGCTGTGTACCAAAGGAACAGCATttacaacagcagcatcagcagtaAGAGCAAGGAGAATGCCGCGCCTGGAACgccaggagcagctgcagcaggaacTGCCACTGTCACGGCCACGGCCAGTGCCAAACCAGGAGCAACTGCATCCACAACCACTGCCACCAAGGGAGCTGCTCCAAAGACCTCCAAGTCCCTGGGCAACTTTCACTTCCTGCGACCGCGTCGCGAAAAGACTGAATCCGTCATTGTGCTGCAGAATGCTGCCGTTCGCGCccaaaggcagcagcaactgcagcagcagcagcagcaacaacagcagcaactgcagcagcaacagcagcagcag AATcgaggaggcggcggcggaggaggcggtggcagCAGCGGCGTGGGCGCCGATGGCACTGGATTGGGAACTCCTGGGACAAGGACCAGCAGTGTCCTGCCGGATCTACTCAGCCAGGCGTCGCCGGCAACGCCACCGCGCCATGATAAATCATCCAGTGAGGAG TATCAAGCGGCCATTAGCTCATCCGTGCATTCCACGCCATCGAAATCGTTTATCGCCAGCAGCGgaagcggcggcggcggtctCGGTTTGGGGGGCGGTACCGTTGTGGGCGGCGTGATTATCAGCAGCAATCACTCGCCACAATCGACGATATCGCTCGCCTCCTCGTCCTCGAATTCGCGCCAGAATTCGCCCAAGAATTCGATCAGCAAGACGCGCTCCTCCAGCAGTATTACTAATCTCTTGCACAAATCTGCTTCTTCCTCCTCCGCGAACCTGCACCACCTGACGCCCTGCTCCTCGACGTCCTCGGCCTCGATCTCCAATCCGCTGCCACCGCACGCCTACGCCCTGCAACAGAAGCAGCGCAGTTTCCTGACCTTTGGCTTTGGGGCCGGCGGCTCTGGTCCCTCGCGACGGGAGTCGCACGTCAATGTCAATGTAACGCCCACCTCCCACGAGGCGGCCAACGATACGCCCGAGATCCGTAAGTATAAGAAGCGCTTCAACTCGGAGATCCTGTGCGCAGCGCTGTGGGGCGTCAACCTGCTGATTGGAACGGAGAATGGCTTAATGCTGCTAGATCGATCCGGTCAGGGCAAG GTATACCAGCTCATCTCGCGACGCCGTTTCCAGCAAATGGAGGTGCTAGAGGGCCAGAACATATTGGTCACCATATCCGGCAAGAAGAACCGAGTGCGCGTCTACTACTTGTCCTGGCTAAAGTCAAAGATCTTGCGCACCGACGGACTCTCCGAT CAAGTGGAGCGTCGGAACGGTTGGATAAACGTGGGTGATCTGCAAGGTGCTGTACATTTTAAGATTGTCAAATACGAGAGGATTAAGTTCCTAGTGATTGCATTAAAAGACTctattgaaatttatgcatgGGCTCCCAAACCATATCacaaatttatggcatttaaG AATTTTGGTGAACTGGAACATCGCCCGCTTTTGGTCGATCTCACCATTGAGGATCAGTCGAGACTGAAGGTGATCTATGGCTCCGCCGAGGGTTTCCATGCGGTTGATTTAGACTCAGCTGAAGTATACGATATCTATCTTCCCAAGCAT ACTCAGGGTGCAATCATTCCGCATTGTATTGTGGCGCTTCCCAACTCAAATGGCATGCAATTGCTGCTTTGCTACGACAATGAGGGCGTCTATGTGAACACAGTGGGCCGGGTTTCCAAGAACATTGTACTGCAG TGGGGCGAGATGCCCACCTCGGTGGCCTACATTGGCACTGGACAAATCATGGGCTGGGGCAATAAAGCAATAGAG ATACGTTCCGTTGAGAGCGGCCATTTGGATGGTGTGTTCATGCACAAAAAGGCGCAGCGCTTGAAATTCCTTTGCGAGCGAAACGACAAAGTATTCTTCAGCAGTGCCAAAGGTGCTTCATCGTGTCAAATCTACTTTATGACGCTCAACAAGCCGGGCATGGCCAATTGGTAA
- the LOC6533497 gene encoding mitogen-activated protein kinase kinase kinase kinase 4 isoform X6, translating to MAHQQQQQLAPSVNCSLDDIDLTALKDPAGIFELIEVVGNGTYGQVYKGRHTKTGQLAAIKVMDVTEDEEEEIKLEINVLKKYSNHRNIATYYGAFIKKSPPGKDDQLWLVMEYCGAGSVTDLVKSTKGQSLKEEWIAYICREILRGLSYLHSNKVIHRDIKGQNVLLTDNAEVKLVDFGVSAQLDRTIGRRNTFIGTPYWMAPEVIACDENPDATYDNRSDLWSLGITALEMAESQPPLCDLHPMRALFLIPRNSPPRLKSKKWSKKFHGFIDTVLVKDYHQRPYTENLLKHGFIKDQPTDRQVRIQLKDHIDRCKKRKQEKEREDYRYSGSDNDDDEPQLAGEHSSIVQAPGGDTLRRNFQQIQEGRLAAEQQQQHHLMAQAQAQAAAAHAAAQAQAQLQQQQQQAAAAAAAAAHAAQQAQQAAQQQAQAQQPQANRQPKPPSRQQVEEPGPPARPPQRLIVVPDPPHANRPLPPTPKCGEPAGQTPQQQQRNSQNNFKPSLPPRRPEDHLDVLAAQLSELGVVFSQQPQPQTAAGGQGSQQQAQPEAPPRNNRQSSGLSSSGGSASGGGGSSKPAAALPQQSNNHLGQPVNPLDPLDSSDSDSEPDEPNDRARNDGTLLASDPPKPLPEFSYRPGLGPVSEDVSTTTPLSHGSGGPPNRPLPPTPDDDDQAGDRTLIMKRKLEQNINRLQKSASTSQANVTPSRRGDESNLLRDWDFDRFFPKNANGPRGSGRGSPTTTASLSRSSQLSTLKVDTKLQRASVAEAITRPVPRGYQPLKAEPTASQSIAKEQGSGSGSGSASGSGSSGSTNSPAHKRQDSDSRLPMNFERGFRRENSDFFPLAKRYSAVFSGATASGSTAGSPSAQALQRSSAVYQRNSIYNSSISSKSKENAAPGTPGAAAAGTATVTATASAKPGATASTTTATKGAAPKTSKSLGNFHFLRPRREKTESVIVLQNAAVRAQRQQQLQQQQQQQQQQLQQQQQQQNRGGGGGGGGGSSGVGADGTGLGTPGTRTSSVLPDLLSQASPATPPRHDKSSSEEKQRSFLTFGFGAGGSGPSRRESHVNVNVTPTSHEAANDTPEIRKYKKRFNSEILCAALWGVNLLIGTENGLMLLDRSGQGKVYQLISRRRFQQMEVLEGQNILVTISGKKNRVRVYYLSWLKSKILRTDGLSDQVERRNGWINVGDLQGAVHFKIVKYERIKFLVIALKDSIEIYAWAPKPYHKFMAFKNFGELEHRPLLVDLTIEDQSRLKVIYGSAEGFHAVDLDSAEVYDIYLPKHTQGAIIPHCIVALPNSNGMQLLLCYDNEGVYVNTVGRVSKNIVLQWGEMPTSVAYIGTGQIMGWGNKAIEIRSVESGHLDGVFMHKKAQRLKFLCERNDKVFFSSAKGASSCQIYFMTLNKPGMANW from the exons GGCCGTCACACGAAGACTGGTCAATTGGCTGCCATAAAGGTGATGGACGTCACCGAGGACGAAGAGGAGGAGATCAAGCTGGAGATCAATGTGCTAAAGAAATACTCGAATCACCGCAACATTGCCACCTACTACGGTGCCTTCATCAAGAAGTCACCGCCTGGGAAGGACGATCAGCTATGGCTGGTGATGGAGTACTGTGGTGCTGGATCGGTGACGGATCTGGTCAAGTCCACCAAGGGTCAGAGCCTGAAGGAGGAGTGGATCGCCTACATTTGCCGCGAGATCCTGCGGGGCCTGAGCTACCTGCACTCGAACAAAGTCATCCATCGCGACATCAAGGGGCAGAATGTGCTCCTCACCGACAATGCCGAGGTGAAGCTGGTGGACTTTGGTGTGTCCGCTCAGCTGGATCGCACGATAGGCCGGCGCAACACATTCATCG GTACTCCCTACTGGATGGCCCCCGAGGTCATTGCCTGCGACGAGAATCCCGACGCCACGTACGACAATCGCTCCGATCTGTGGTCGCTGGGCATCACCGCCCTGGAGATGGCTGAGTCACAGCCCCCGCTCTGCGATCTGCATCCGATGCGCGCCCTCTTCCTGATTCCGCGCAACTCGCCACCCAGACTCAAATCGAAGAAGTGGTCCAAGAAGTTTCACGGCTTTATTGACACGGTGCTAG TTAAGGACTATCACCAGCGGCCTTACACCGAGAACCTGCTGAAGCACGGCTTCATCAAGGACCAGCCCACAGATCGCCAGGTGCGCATCCAGCTGAAGGACCACATCGATCGCTGCAAGAAGCGcaagcaggagaaggagcgcGAGGACTATCGCTACTCGGGCTccgacaacgacgacgacgaacCGCAGCTGGCCGGCGAGCACAGCTCCATTGTCCAGGCACCAGGCGGCGATACGTTGCGCCGCAACTTCCAGCAGATCCAGGAGGGTCGCCTGGCcgccgagcagcagcagcagcatcacctGATGGCCCAGGCGCAGGCCCAGGCGGCTGCCGCCCATGCCGCTGCCCAGGCACAGGCGcaactccagcagcagcaacaacaggctgcggcggcggcagcagcggcggcccATGCAGCACAACAGGCTCAGCAGGCCGcccagcagcaggcgcaggcCCAGCAGCCCCAGGCCAATCGGCAGCCGAAACCGCCATCG cGCCAGCAGGTTGAGGAGCCGGGTCCGCCGGCACGGCCGCCACAGCGCCTGATCGTGGTGCCGGATCCGCCGCACGCCAATCGGCCATTGCCACCGACCCCCAAGTGCGGCGAGCCGGCGGGACAGacgccgcagcaacagcagcgcaaCTCGCAGAATAACTTCAAGCCATCG ttaCCACCAAGGAGACCTGAG GATCATTTGGATGTGTTAGCAGCACAATTAAGTGAATTGGGCGTGGTCTTCTCCCAACAGCCACAGCCGCAGACGGCCGCCGGTGGCCAGGGATCCCAGCAGCAGGCACAGCCGGAGGCGCCGCCTCGCAACAATCGCCAGTCGAGCGGTCTGTCCTCCTCCGGGGGATCGGCATCCGGAGGCGGCGGCTCATCCAAGCCGGCCGCCGCACTGCCGCAACAGTCGAACAATCATCTGGGCCAGCCGGTGAATCCACTGGATCCCTTGGACAGCAGCGATTCGGACAGCGAGCCGGATGAGCCCAACGATCGGGCCAGGAACGATGGAACTCTACTGGCCAGTGATCCGCCCAAGCCACT ACCCGAATTCTCATATAGGCCCGGCTTGGGACCCGTCTCCGAGGACGTCAGCACGACAACGCCCTTGAGTCACGGCAGCGGTGGACCGCCCAACCGCCCACTGCCGCCCACGCCCGACGACGACGATCAGGCCGGCGATCGGACTTTGATCATGAAGCGC AAACTAGAGCAGAACATAAACCGCCTGCAAAAGTCCGCCTCCACATCGCAAGCCAATGTGACACCGTCGCGTCGCGGCGATGAATCCAATTTGCTAAGAGACTGGGACTTTGATCGCTTCTTCCCCAAGAACGCAAACGGTCCAAGGGGCAGTGGACGTGGTAGTCCGACTACCACTGCCAGCCTGAGCCGCAGCTCCCAGCTGAGCACGCTGAAGGTGGATACGAAGCTTCAGAGGGCCAGTGTGGCGGAGGCCATCACCAGACCAGTTCCCAGGGGCTATCAGCCACTGAAGGCCGAACCAACTGCCAGCCAAAGTATTGCCAAAGAACaaggatcgggatcgggatcgggaagTGCAAGTGGTAGCGGAAGCAGTGGTAGCACCAATTCCCCAGCGCATAAGCGCCAGGACTCGGACTCCCGACTGCCGATGAACTTTGAGCGCGGCTTTCGACGCGAGAACTCGGACTTCTTCCCGTTGGCCAAGCGATACTCGGCTGTGTTCAGTGGTGCCACTGCATCGGGATCCACAGCGGGATCGCCCTCAGCACAGGCACTGCAGAGGTCGAGCGCTGTGTACCAAAGGAACAGCATttacaacagcagcatcagcagtaAGAGCAAGGAGAATGCCGCGCCTGGAACgccaggagcagctgcagcaggaacTGCCACTGTCACGGCCACGGCCAGTGCCAAACCAGGAGCAACTGCATCCACAACCACTGCCACCAAGGGAGCTGCTCCAAAGACCTCCAAGTCCCTGGGCAACTTTCACTTCCTGCGACCGCGTCGCGAAAAGACTGAATCCGTCATTGTGCTGCAGAATGCTGCCGTTCGCGCccaaaggcagcagcaactgcagcagcagcagcagcaacaacagcagcaactgcagcagcaacagcagcagcag AATcgaggaggcggcggcggaggaggcggtggcagCAGCGGCGTGGGCGCCGATGGCACTGGATTGGGAACTCCTGGGACAAGGACCAGCAGTGTCCTGCCGGATCTACTCAGCCAGGCGTCGCCGGCAACGCCACCGCGCCATGATAAATCATCCAGTGAGGAG AAGCAGCGCAGTTTCCTGACCTTTGGCTTTGGGGCCGGCGGCTCTGGTCCCTCGCGACGGGAGTCGCACGTCAATGTCAATGTAACGCCCACCTCCCACGAGGCGGCCAACGATACGCCCGAGATCCGTAAGTATAAGAAGCGCTTCAACTCGGAGATCCTGTGCGCAGCGCTGTGGGGCGTCAACCTGCTGATTGGAACGGAGAATGGCTTAATGCTGCTAGATCGATCCGGTCAGGGCAAG GTATACCAGCTCATCTCGCGACGCCGTTTCCAGCAAATGGAGGTGCTAGAGGGCCAGAACATATTGGTCACCATATCCGGCAAGAAGAACCGAGTGCGCGTCTACTACTTGTCCTGGCTAAAGTCAAAGATCTTGCGCACCGACGGACTCTCCGAT CAAGTGGAGCGTCGGAACGGTTGGATAAACGTGGGTGATCTGCAAGGTGCTGTACATTTTAAGATTGTCAAATACGAGAGGATTAAGTTCCTAGTGATTGCATTAAAAGACTctattgaaatttatgcatgGGCTCCCAAACCATATCacaaatttatggcatttaaG AATTTTGGTGAACTGGAACATCGCCCGCTTTTGGTCGATCTCACCATTGAGGATCAGTCGAGACTGAAGGTGATCTATGGCTCCGCCGAGGGTTTCCATGCGGTTGATTTAGACTCAGCTGAAGTATACGATATCTATCTTCCCAAGCAT ACTCAGGGTGCAATCATTCCGCATTGTATTGTGGCGCTTCCCAACTCAAATGGCATGCAATTGCTGCTTTGCTACGACAATGAGGGCGTCTATGTGAACACAGTGGGCCGGGTTTCCAAGAACATTGTACTGCAG TGGGGCGAGATGCCCACCTCGGTGGCCTACATTGGCACTGGACAAATCATGGGCTGGGGCAATAAAGCAATAGAG ATACGTTCCGTTGAGAGCGGCCATTTGGATGGTGTGTTCATGCACAAAAAGGCGCAGCGCTTGAAATTCCTTTGCGAGCGAAACGACAAAGTATTCTTCAGCAGTGCCAAAGGTGCTTCATCGTGTCAAATCTACTTTATGACGCTCAACAAGCCGGGCATGGCCAATTGGTAA